The Rhea pennata isolate bPtePen1 chromosome 7, bPtePen1.pri, whole genome shotgun sequence genome contains a region encoding:
- the PPRC1 gene encoding peroxisome proliferator-activated receptor gamma coactivator-related protein 1 isoform X4: protein MGLMETAVGSGSWRRLVVMGACGDGLQSVYLVPPAACQSFSLEEDDLNLTSLDAETILEAEEILGTMQNYLDSSVISIIEDLSLNEQNKACLDAQNELSLLTAITEILDSTDDETLSPFDTVVDAELLTSPRERENPSFQKFLSLSRPSFERESPALEQPKGLWPLSSSSSSISVVGKTDKDLIWDRAAHSLEDPAPPKKQVCSTPRVERKLGRHRAQEQPLLQRSDGEEEEEEAALSPELGSGVEAAEFCVSGTGVALEEREDPCIINTGDVSLSELVKSMHPYCLPTFTVCLDPDNEPVAKELLNGPVLLEIVPGEGESMEIPVVLQPLAPTFPGLETQLLEAEEGAEESILEDHKGLQGAPAQENKLEEVEKRPLEKEPSSTVPESKSPPETTAPGAYRPVSSSQCSTEALAGGKRESSEKGRGRERARKSRKKKAEEAQSEQARPGRDCVAHRLRSASSTRPQALGQAPASQRRAARPSVQVSDFLAKQLEQARKEGQMELHADRAPRPRGRPRSTAGTSLLKKEHLEPQKDPEPKTVGAALAAEKAGIVVLLEKTAPSTEELLAVVQPSPVEQDEAKEGTQLPVSQDSRNSEAASLLPSGEQGVGMEPPQSLQAAELAEGLPREAKPKALSLREYRMRMLHRQPGPGSRKDSKKQVASKWPSIPEPPTELAEIPCLVSPVRPATETASAQKSPEKPASPVAVSSASKAPTTLAPAPAPPAAPLPSATPMPFVAPNVPPAAGTAPTGMPPASAGAYALYPSVPSWPSFGPQPVGCHGLPPPPNTGSPNAFHMVPGLPPPAMAWPPPAMPPPPPFGPGTPYAPVGWAPPSYWPGIPLPPLVPPLAYGDPGAAVQGAAAAAFPAGSQPGTALLHGQPSPAPAPGCPEPPAFLAQSPAAPAGEVGVAAGQARPTASRVSDPRRQARLAGETPLPKVSPGPAPAQSLAAPTQPSRVPLASPAQQAAAPSAASTQPLEEPPVLASTQLTKAPPAVISSPTEVSPAVVPVGESPVTHPMEEAAGPGKGAEEKILLETKTAAQQEPPSHKPISQATAAPLKAGRESSLSARAPPARPWRHQPLVSLVQPSDSSKDIVQAFISEIGIEATDLSSLLEQFEKSEAKKEEAPVQPSEDRRQVASSGPHPASNASPPALEAVACCLTAGQDQIAWVGAPGRDPEDHQAHKSQTAAPEQAPREEPSACSTWLSPEPRVLGRPRLLHPGYGTAGEQHRHAAPGRERLPLERQTPPGHHYQTHLLLN from the exons ATGGGTCTCATGGAGACTGCAGTGGGCTCTGGTAGCTGGAGACGGCTGGTGGTGATGGGAGCCTGTGGTGATGGTTTGCAAAGCGTTTACCTGGTTCCTCCTGCTGCTTGCCAGAGCTTCTCCCTTGAGGAGGATGACTTGAACTTAACATCACTGGATGCAGAAACCATCTTGGAGGCTGAAGAGATCCTGGGGACGATGCAGAACTACCTCGACTCCTCTGTGATCTCCATCATTGAGGACCTCTCCCTCAATGAG CAGaacaaggcctgcctggatgcgcAGAATGAGCTGTCCCTGCTGACTGCCATCACGGAGATCCTGGACAGCACGGATGATGAGACCTTGTCCCCCTTTGACACCGTCGTGGATGCGGAGCTGCTGACCTCGCCTCGGGAGCGGGAGAATCCCTCA TTTCAGAAGTTTCTCAGCTTATCCCGGCCGTCCTTTGAGCGCGAGAGCCCTGCCCTGGAGCAGCCCAAGGGTCTCTGgcctctgagcagcagcagcagcagcatctctgtcGTTGGGAAG ACCGACAAAGACCTGATTTGGGACCGTGCTGCTCACAGTCTTGAGGACCCAGCACCACCGAAGAAGCAAGTGTGCAGCACCCCAAGGGTAGAGAGGAAGCTGGGCCGACACCGGGCCcaagagcagcccctgctgcagcgcagtgatggggaggaagaggaggaggaggctgcttTGAGCCCAGAGCTAGGCAGCGGTGTAGAGGCTGCGGAGTTCTGTGTGAGTGGGACTGGAGTGGCATTGGAGGAGCGTGAAGACCCCTGTATCATCAACACAGGTGATGTGTCCCTGAGTGAGCTGGTGAAGTCCATGCACCCCTACTGCCTACCCACCTTCACTGTGTGCCTGGATCCTGATAATGAGCCCGTGGCCAAGGAGCTCTTGAATGGTCCCGTCTTGTTGGAAATTGTGCCTGGTGAGGGAGAGAGCATGGAGATCCCTGTGGTCTTGCAGCCGTTGGCCCCTACCTTCCCTGGCCTGGAAACACAGCTCCTAGAAGCAGAGGAGGGTGCTGAGGAGTCGATTCTGGAGGATCAcaaggggctgcagggagcccCTGCCCAGGAAAACAAGTTGGAGGAGGTGGAGAAGAGGCCACTTGAGAAGGAACCCTCCTCCACAGTTCCGGAGAGCAAGTCCCCACCTGAGACAACAGCACCTGGAGCCTATCGTCCAGTGAGCAGCTCTCAGTGCAGCACGGAGGCCCTGGCTGGTGGGAAGCGTGAGAGCTCTGAGAAGGGCCGCGGGCGCGAGAGAGCAAGGAAGAGTcggaaaaagaaagcagaggaagccCAAAGTGAacaggccaggccaggcagggACTGCGTGGCCCACCGGCTCCGCTCAGCCAGCTCCACACGGCCTCAGGCCCTGGGTCAAGCGCCCGCCAGCCAGCGCCGGGCAGCGCGACCCTCCGTCCAGGTGTCGGACTTCCTGGCCAAGCAGCTGGAACAAGCCAGGAAGGAGGGACAGATGGAGCTGCATGCTGACcgggccccccggccccggggcagacCCCGGAGCACAGCGGGGACCTCCCTACTTAAAAAGGAGCACCTGGAGCCTCAAAAAGACCCGGAGCCAAAAACAGTGGGTGCGGCCTTGGCTGCAGAGAAGGCTGGGATTGTGGTGCTTTTGGAGAAGACTGCACCAAGCAcggaggagctgctggcagtgGTGCAGCCCAGCCCAGTAGAGCAGGATGAGGCCAAGGAGGGGACACAACTGCCTGTCAGTCAAGACAGCAGGAACTCGGAGgctgcctctctgctccccagcgGGGAGCAGGGTGTGGGGATGGAGCCGCCGCAGAGCCTGCAGGCGGCAGAGCTGGCCGAGGGCCTGCCCAGGGAAGCCAAGCCCAAGGCCCTGAGCCTGCGAGAGTACCGCATGCGCATGCTGCACCGGCAGCCTGgcccaggcagcaggaaggaCAGCAAGAAGCAGGTGGCCAGCAAGTGGCCCAGCATCCCAGAGCCACCGACTGAGCTGGCAGAGATCCCCTGCTTGGTATCGCCCGTGCGCCCAGCCACTGAGACAGCCAGCGCCCAGAAGAGCCCAGAGAAACCTGCCAGCCCTGTTGCTGTCTCTTCTGCCAGCAAAGCTCCCACCACTTTGGCTCCAGCTCCGGCACCCCCTGCTGCTCCACTGCCCTCTGCAACACCGATGCCTTTTGTTGCACCAAACGTGCCCCCAGCTGCGGGGACGGCCCCCACGGGGATGCCGCCAGCCTCTGCCGGTGCTTACGCCCTTTACCCATCAGTGCCTTCCTGGCCCAGCTTTGGCCCGCAGCCCGTGGGCTGCCATGGTTTGCCCCCGCCGCCCAACACCGGCTCACCCAATGCTTTTCACATGGTGCCTGGCCTCCCGCCTCCAGCCATGGCCTGGCCTCCGCCTGCCATGCCGCCCCCACCTCCCTTTGGCCCTGGCACCCCCTATGCCCCAGTAGGGTGGGCCCCGCCGTCCTACTGGCCGGGAATCCCCCTGCCACCGCTGGTGCCTCCCCTGGCGTACGGAGACCCCGGAGCTGCCGTGCAGGGTGCTGCGGCTGCCGCCTTCCCGGCTGGCAGCCAGCCCggcacagccctgctgcacGGGCAGCCttccccggcccccgcgccaGGCTGCCCGGAGCCGCCCGCCTTCCTGGCGCAGtcgcccgcggcccccgccggtGAGGTGGGGGTCGCAGCTGGTCAGGCCAGGCCGACTGCCAGCAGGGTGTCTGACCCCAGGCGGCAGGCACGGCTGGCAGGGGAGACCCCCCTGCCCAAAGTCTCTCCAGGACCTGCCCCTGCCCAGTCCCTGGCAGCCCCTACCCAGCCCAGCAGGGTCCCTCTTGCATCTCcagcccagcaggcagcagcccccTCGGCTGCCTCCACCCAGCCCCTGGAGGAGCCCCCAGTTTTGGCCTCCACCCAGCTCACGAAGGCCCCCCCAGCAGTCATCTCTAGCCCTACCGAAGTGTCCCCTGCTGTTGTTCCTGTTGGGGAGTCTCCTGTCACCCACCCCATGGAGGAGGCTGCAGGGCCAGGCAAGGGGGCAGAGGAGAAGATCTTGCTGGAGACGAAGACAGCTGCCCAGCAGGAGCCCCCCAGCCACAAGCCCATCTCCCAGGCCACTGCGGCACCTCTAAAAGCAGGACGAGAGAGCAGCCTGTCTGCCAGGGCACCTCCCGCACGGCCGTGGAGACATCAGCCGCTCGTCAGCCTCGTGCAGCCCAGTGACAGCAGCAAGGATATCGTGCAAGCTTTCATCAGTGAGATCG GCATCGAAGCCACTGACCTGTCCAGCCTGCTGGAGCAGTTTGAGAAGTCTGAAG CCAAGAAGGAGGAGGCTCCCGTGCAGCCCTCTGAGGACAGGCGGCAGGTGGCAAGCTCTGG GCCTCACCCCGCCAGCAACGCCTCCCCACCAGCTCTGGAAGCCGTTGCCTGCTGTCTCACTGCTGGCCAAGACCAAATCGCCTGGGTCGGGGCCCCAGGAAGGGACCCAGAAGACCACCAAGCTCACAAAAGCCAAACAGCTGCCCCAGAGCAAGCTCCAAGGGAAGAGCCCAGTGCCTGCTCCACCTGGCTCAGCCCCGAGCCACGTGTGCTTGGGAGACCACGATTACTGCATCCCGGGTACGGCACGGCTGGAGAACAGCACCGGCACGCAGCCCCCGGCCGAGAGCGGCTCCCGCTGGAACGTCAAACACCACCGGGACATCACTATCAAACCCATCTCCTCCTTAACTAA
- the PPRC1 gene encoding peroxisome proliferator-activated receptor gamma coactivator-related protein 1 isoform X3, which yields MQNYLDSSVISIIEDLSLNEQNKACLDAQNELSLLTAITEILDSTDDETLSPFDTVVDAELLTSPRERENPSFQKFLSLSRPSFERESPALEQPKGLWPLSSSSSSISVVGKTDKDLIWDRAAHSLEDPAPPKKQVCSTPRVERKLGRHRAQEQPLLQRSDGEEEEEEAALSPELGSGVEAAEFCVSGTGVALEEREDPCIINTGDVSLSELVKSMHPYCLPTFTVCLDPDNEPVAKELLNGPVLLEIVPGEGESMEIPVVLQPLAPTFPGLETQLLEAEEGAEESILEDHKGLQGAPAQENKLEEVEKRPLEKEPSSTVPESKSPPETTAPGAYRPVSSSQCSTEALAGGKRESSEKGRGRERARKSRKKKAEEAQSEQARPGRDCVAHRLRSASSTRPQALGQAPASQRRAARPSVQVSDFLAKQLEQARKEGQMELHADRAPRPRGRPRSTAGTSLLKKEHLEPQKDPEPKTVGAALAAEKAGIVVLLEKTAPSTEELLAVVQPSPVEQDEAKEGTQLPVSQDSRNSEAASLLPSGEQGVGMEPPQSLQAAELAEGLPREAKPKALSLREYRMRMLHRQPGPGSRKDSKKQVASKWPSIPEPPTELAEIPCLVSPVRPATETASAQKSPEKPASPVAVSSASKAPTTLAPAPAPPAAPLPSATPMPFVAPNVPPAAGTAPTGMPPASAGAYALYPSVPSWPSFGPQPVGCHGLPPPPNTGSPNAFHMVPGLPPPAMAWPPPAMPPPPPFGPGTPYAPVGWAPPSYWPGIPLPPLVPPLAYGDPGAAVQGAAAAAFPAGSQPGTALLHGQPSPAPAPGCPEPPAFLAQSPAAPAGEVGVAAGQARPTASRVSDPRRQARLAGETPLPKVSPGPAPAQSLAAPTQPSRVPLASPAQQAAAPSAASTQPLEEPPVLASTQLTKAPPAVISSPTEVSPAVVPVGESPVTHPMEEAAGPGKGAEEKILLETKTAAQQEPPSHKPISQATAAPLKAGRESSLSARAPPARPWRHQPLVSLVQPSDSSKDIVQAFISEIGIEATDLSSLLEQFEKSEAKKEEAPVQPSEDRRQVASSGSENQQDRKPPDSLQASELANVAGLTPPATPPHQLWKPLPAVSLLAKTKSPGSGPQEGTQKTTKLTKAKQLPQSKLQGKSPVPAPPGSAPSHVCLGDHDYCIPGTARLENSTGTQPPAESGSRWNVKHHRDITIKPISSLTKRTLDQPKPTLPTPTTAVGSSQEPLGKACLAPLDYRTSIPSKAIAGCSSPPTSVLLSPAASPCRDQEMRTASAQPSRAAAKRSLRCYRRPRDSPSPSTGSWRAGRSRASRSFSSSSDGASESSSSSSSSSSRSRSRSFSPPPKRWRRYRSRCSHSSSSRSSCGSCGRSRDRSSSSSSSSSYSSRSTSRSRSRSRSPSPRRRSNRRRRYSYDAQDHYQRQRIIQKERAIEERRVVFIGKIPSRMTRSELRHRFSVFGDIEECTLHFRSEGDNYGFVTYRYAEEAFAAIESGHKLRRPDEQPFDLCFGGRRQFCRRNYADLDSNREDFDPAPVKSKFDSLDFDTLLRQAQRSLRR from the exons ATGCAGAACTACCTCGACTCCTCTGTGATCTCCATCATTGAGGACCTCTCCCTCAATGAG CAGaacaaggcctgcctggatgcgcAGAATGAGCTGTCCCTGCTGACTGCCATCACGGAGATCCTGGACAGCACGGATGATGAGACCTTGTCCCCCTTTGACACCGTCGTGGATGCGGAGCTGCTGACCTCGCCTCGGGAGCGGGAGAATCCCTCA TTTCAGAAGTTTCTCAGCTTATCCCGGCCGTCCTTTGAGCGCGAGAGCCCTGCCCTGGAGCAGCCCAAGGGTCTCTGgcctctgagcagcagcagcagcagcatctctgtcGTTGGGAAG ACCGACAAAGACCTGATTTGGGACCGTGCTGCTCACAGTCTTGAGGACCCAGCACCACCGAAGAAGCAAGTGTGCAGCACCCCAAGGGTAGAGAGGAAGCTGGGCCGACACCGGGCCcaagagcagcccctgctgcagcgcagtgatggggaggaagaggaggaggaggctgcttTGAGCCCAGAGCTAGGCAGCGGTGTAGAGGCTGCGGAGTTCTGTGTGAGTGGGACTGGAGTGGCATTGGAGGAGCGTGAAGACCCCTGTATCATCAACACAGGTGATGTGTCCCTGAGTGAGCTGGTGAAGTCCATGCACCCCTACTGCCTACCCACCTTCACTGTGTGCCTGGATCCTGATAATGAGCCCGTGGCCAAGGAGCTCTTGAATGGTCCCGTCTTGTTGGAAATTGTGCCTGGTGAGGGAGAGAGCATGGAGATCCCTGTGGTCTTGCAGCCGTTGGCCCCTACCTTCCCTGGCCTGGAAACACAGCTCCTAGAAGCAGAGGAGGGTGCTGAGGAGTCGATTCTGGAGGATCAcaaggggctgcagggagcccCTGCCCAGGAAAACAAGTTGGAGGAGGTGGAGAAGAGGCCACTTGAGAAGGAACCCTCCTCCACAGTTCCGGAGAGCAAGTCCCCACCTGAGACAACAGCACCTGGAGCCTATCGTCCAGTGAGCAGCTCTCAGTGCAGCACGGAGGCCCTGGCTGGTGGGAAGCGTGAGAGCTCTGAGAAGGGCCGCGGGCGCGAGAGAGCAAGGAAGAGTcggaaaaagaaagcagaggaagccCAAAGTGAacaggccaggccaggcagggACTGCGTGGCCCACCGGCTCCGCTCAGCCAGCTCCACACGGCCTCAGGCCCTGGGTCAAGCGCCCGCCAGCCAGCGCCGGGCAGCGCGACCCTCCGTCCAGGTGTCGGACTTCCTGGCCAAGCAGCTGGAACAAGCCAGGAAGGAGGGACAGATGGAGCTGCATGCTGACcgggccccccggccccggggcagacCCCGGAGCACAGCGGGGACCTCCCTACTTAAAAAGGAGCACCTGGAGCCTCAAAAAGACCCGGAGCCAAAAACAGTGGGTGCGGCCTTGGCTGCAGAGAAGGCTGGGATTGTGGTGCTTTTGGAGAAGACTGCACCAAGCAcggaggagctgctggcagtgGTGCAGCCCAGCCCAGTAGAGCAGGATGAGGCCAAGGAGGGGACACAACTGCCTGTCAGTCAAGACAGCAGGAACTCGGAGgctgcctctctgctccccagcgGGGAGCAGGGTGTGGGGATGGAGCCGCCGCAGAGCCTGCAGGCGGCAGAGCTGGCCGAGGGCCTGCCCAGGGAAGCCAAGCCCAAGGCCCTGAGCCTGCGAGAGTACCGCATGCGCATGCTGCACCGGCAGCCTGgcccaggcagcaggaaggaCAGCAAGAAGCAGGTGGCCAGCAAGTGGCCCAGCATCCCAGAGCCACCGACTGAGCTGGCAGAGATCCCCTGCTTGGTATCGCCCGTGCGCCCAGCCACTGAGACAGCCAGCGCCCAGAAGAGCCCAGAGAAACCTGCCAGCCCTGTTGCTGTCTCTTCTGCCAGCAAAGCTCCCACCACTTTGGCTCCAGCTCCGGCACCCCCTGCTGCTCCACTGCCCTCTGCAACACCGATGCCTTTTGTTGCACCAAACGTGCCCCCAGCTGCGGGGACGGCCCCCACGGGGATGCCGCCAGCCTCTGCCGGTGCTTACGCCCTTTACCCATCAGTGCCTTCCTGGCCCAGCTTTGGCCCGCAGCCCGTGGGCTGCCATGGTTTGCCCCCGCCGCCCAACACCGGCTCACCCAATGCTTTTCACATGGTGCCTGGCCTCCCGCCTCCAGCCATGGCCTGGCCTCCGCCTGCCATGCCGCCCCCACCTCCCTTTGGCCCTGGCACCCCCTATGCCCCAGTAGGGTGGGCCCCGCCGTCCTACTGGCCGGGAATCCCCCTGCCACCGCTGGTGCCTCCCCTGGCGTACGGAGACCCCGGAGCTGCCGTGCAGGGTGCTGCGGCTGCCGCCTTCCCGGCTGGCAGCCAGCCCggcacagccctgctgcacGGGCAGCCttccccggcccccgcgccaGGCTGCCCGGAGCCGCCCGCCTTCCTGGCGCAGtcgcccgcggcccccgccggtGAGGTGGGGGTCGCAGCTGGTCAGGCCAGGCCGACTGCCAGCAGGGTGTCTGACCCCAGGCGGCAGGCACGGCTGGCAGGGGAGACCCCCCTGCCCAAAGTCTCTCCAGGACCTGCCCCTGCCCAGTCCCTGGCAGCCCCTACCCAGCCCAGCAGGGTCCCTCTTGCATCTCcagcccagcaggcagcagcccccTCGGCTGCCTCCACCCAGCCCCTGGAGGAGCCCCCAGTTTTGGCCTCCACCCAGCTCACGAAGGCCCCCCCAGCAGTCATCTCTAGCCCTACCGAAGTGTCCCCTGCTGTTGTTCCTGTTGGGGAGTCTCCTGTCACCCACCCCATGGAGGAGGCTGCAGGGCCAGGCAAGGGGGCAGAGGAGAAGATCTTGCTGGAGACGAAGACAGCTGCCCAGCAGGAGCCCCCCAGCCACAAGCCCATCTCCCAGGCCACTGCGGCACCTCTAAAAGCAGGACGAGAGAGCAGCCTGTCTGCCAGGGCACCTCCCGCACGGCCGTGGAGACATCAGCCGCTCGTCAGCCTCGTGCAGCCCAGTGACAGCAGCAAGGATATCGTGCAAGCTTTCATCAGTGAGATCG GCATCGAAGCCACTGACCTGTCCAGCCTGCTGGAGCAGTTTGAGAAGTCTGAAG CCAAGAAGGAGGAGGCTCCCGTGCAGCCCTCTGAGGACAGGCGGCAGGTGGCAAGCTCTGG ATCCGAGAACCAGCAGGACAGGAAGCCCCCAGACAGCCTACAGGCCTCTGAGCTGGCCAACGTGGCAG GCCTCACCCCGCCAGCAACGCCTCCCCACCAGCTCTGGAAGCCGTTGCCTGCTGTCTCACTGCTGGCCAAGACCAAATCGCCTGGGTCGGGGCCCCAGGAAGGGACCCAGAAGACCACCAAGCTCACAAAAGCCAAACAGCTGCCCCAGAGCAAGCTCCAAGGGAAGAGCCCAGTGCCTGCTCCACCTGGCTCAGCCCCGAGCCACGTGTGCTTGGGAGACCACGATTACTGCATCCCGGGTACGGCACGGCTGGAGAACAGCACCGGCACGCAGCCCCCGGCCGAGAGCGGCTCCCGCTGGAACGTCAAACACCACCGGGACATCACTATCAAACCCATCTCCTCCTTAACTAAACGGACGCTGGACCAGCCCAAGCCCACCCTGCCAACCCCCACCACCGCTGTGGGGTCCAGCCAGGAGCCCCTGGGGAAGGCCTGCCTAGCCCCCCTGGATTATCGGACTAGCATCCCCAGCAAGGCCATCGCAGGGTGCAGCAGCCCACCAACCTCGGTGCTCCTATCTCCAGCCGCATCCCCCTGTCGGGACCAGGAAATGCGGACTGCCAGTGCCCAGCCCAGCCGTGCTGCTGCCAAGAGGTCCCTGCGCTGCTACCGGAGACCCCGGGACTCGCCCAGCCCTTCTACTGGCAGCTGGAGGGCTGGCAGGAGCCGTGCCAGCCGCTCTTTCAGCTCCAGTTCGGATGGAGCTAGCGAGTCCTCATCTTCGtcttcatcctcatcttccCGATCCCGGTCAAGGTCGTTCTCCCCACCACCCAAGAGGTGGAGAAG ATACCGCTCAAGATGCTCCCACAGCTCCTCCTCCCGCTCCAGCTGTGGGTCATGTGGCAGATCCCGAGACAGGTCCTCATCCTcgtcatcctcttcctcctacTCATCCAGATCCACATCCCGCAGTCGGTCCCGGTCCCGCTCCCCCTCTCCACGTAGGAGGAGTAACAGGCGGAGAAG ATACAGTTACGATGCGCAGGACCACTACCAAAGGCAGAGGATCATCCAGAAGGAACGTGCAATA GAGGAGCGGCGAGTTGTGTTCATTGGCAAGATCCCCAGCAGGATGACGCGCTCGGAGCTGCGGCACCGCTTCTCCGTGTTTGGGGACATCGAGGAGTGCACCCTGCACTTCCGCTCTGAGGG GGACAACTATGGCTTTGTTACCTACCGCTATGCTGAGGAGGCCTTTGCTGCCATTGAGAGTGGGCACAAGCTGCGGCGTCCAGATGAGCAGCCATTTGACCTGTGCTTTGGCGGCCGCCGGCAGTTCTGCAGGAGGAACTATGCCGACCTGG ACTCAAACCGGGAGGATTTCGATCCAGCCCCCGTCAAAAGTAAGTTCGACTCCCTGGACTTCGACACGCTGCTGCGGCAGGCACAGCGCAGCCTACGGAGGTAG